The sequence GAACATAAAGTAAGCAAACAAAATAATAAGCAACAACAGCCCAATAAAAGTAACAAACAAAAGGCACATTCTGTACCAGTAAAATCGAGTGGGTTGGAGGTTAAGAAGGGCACTTGTTGCTGGGCCAAGTTAAGAAAATGGAAGACTTCAAGCATGATGATAAATGCTAATTCGAAAGGTAGAAGAACGATACATAAATCATATACGCAACCAATTAAATCTTGCTGTTCAGAATGTTATCAGATGAATGAGGGGGTATGCGTAAAGTCAAATCAAGAAAGAAGTAAGTGCTCTTCCGACAACATAAAGTCGCAAGAGGTTAAAGAGTATGGAGAGAAATTAGGGCTCAAATGGAAGCGTAAAGCCCCTGTACAGTAAGAAAATCTATCCTTGTTCTTCGTTTTTATTGggtttaataataaagatagttgCATTTAACATTCGTGGGTTTTGTTTGGGTACAAAAGAGGATAAGTTGGGGTATGTTAGAAATTTAATTAGAACAAAGAAACCTTCTTTATTAGCGTTACAATAAACAAAGTTGAAAACCGTTGATTTTAATTAGATACGCAAGTTGTGGAGATCGGATGATTGTGAGTTCATTCAAAAAGAGATGGTGGGTAAATCGGGTGGGCAACTCTTAATATGGGACACCAATATTTATGAGGCCAAGTCAGTTATAAGAGGGGACTATGTGATCGGGATTTCTGGGAAATGGTTAGATTCGGACTCGACGTGTAATATTGTAAATGTGTATGGACCACATGAGGATGTCGGGAAACAAAAATTTTGGGAAGAGCTATCGAATCTAATGGAATCGGATGTAAATAATGCGTGGGTATTGTGTGGGGATTTTAATGAGGTTAGGAATGAGGCCGAACAATTTAATAGTGACTACGTAGAATATAGGGCAAAAAGATTCAATGAGTTCATTATGGATAATTGTTTGATAGAAATAGCTATGTCGGGGCGTATTTTCACTCGGGTTAGCGGAGATGGGTTAAAATTTAGCAAGCTAGATAGGTTTCTCGTTACGGAAAAATTTCTTCATCCATGGAAAGATTTGACGGCGAGTATAATGGATAGACACTTATCGGACCATTGTGCTATTATTTTAAAAGATGAAGAAAGGAACTTTGGGCCGAAACCGTTTAAAGTTTTTGATGCTTGGCTAGATGATGAAGAGGTGAATAAGATTATACAAGAGGCATGGGAAAAGGAGATAATGATAATAGATAGAAAAGATTGTGTGTTTAGGAATAGGCTAAAAAATGTTAAAAATGCGATTAAGGAATGGAGTAGTATTAAGCTTGACATTTTAGAAGTAGAAATAGAATCCCACATATCAGAGGCAAAGATTCTGGAATTGAAAGCAGAGGTAACAACATTAAATGAAATAGAATTAGAAAAGTAGAGAAAATCAAGAAAAATATGGTTTGAAAAGGAGATAATTACAACGAGTATGTTAAAACAAAAGGCGAGAATTAAATGGATATTGGAGGGGGACGAAAATAGTAAATTTTTTCACTCGATTATGCGTATGAGAAACAATAGAAACGCGATTCGTGGCCTTTTAATTGATGGTAATTGGAATGACTCACCGGATGAGATAAAAAACGAGGCGGTTAAACACTTTGCTAGTCGATTTAAAGAATGTGAGCATGAAAGACCGAGTTTAGAAGATTTGAGCTATTCTGTTCTATCAGAAGATGAGGCGAATTGTTTAGAGACTAAGTTTGACGAGAAAGAAATCCATGAGGCAATACTAGATTGTGATGGTAACAAAACGCCGGGCCCCGATGGTTTTAACTTGAGATTTTTTAAGAAATATTGGGAAGTCATAAAAAACGAATTAATGGGTGCAATAAATTGGTTTTGGGAAAAAGGAGAGATCTCGATAGGTTGTAACACTTCTTTTATTACATTAGTGCCAAAAGTAAACGATCCTCTACGTTTAAACGATTTTTGCCCAATAAGCCTCATTAGTAGTTATTACAAAATAATTGCTAAATTACTCTCCAATCGTATAAGAAAAGTTGTACCATTGCTAGTGGGTCCGGAACAAAGTTCTTTCTTGAagggaagatatattcttgatggtgCATTAATCGTAAATGAAAGCATATATTTCCTTAGATCGAAAAAGAGAAAAGGTCTTATTTTTAAGGTTGATTTCGAGAAGGCTTTTGATTGCATTAATTGGGACTTTCTTTTGGAAGTGATGCGATGTATGGGGTTTGGTGAAAAATGGTGTAAGTGGATTAAGTCTTGCTTATCAACGGCTTCGGTGTCCGTGCTTGTAAATGGATCTCCGACAAAGGAATTCACATTAGAAAGGGGTGTTCGTCAAGGCGACCCATTATCTCCTTTTCTATTTATTCTTGCGGTGGAGGGTCTAAATATCCTTACTAAAAGTGCTTTAGATAAGGGTATTTTCAAAGGCATTGAAGTAGGAAATGAGAAAGTTATTGTATCACATTTGAAATATGCGGATGACACCATCTTTATGGGTGAATGTAGTTGTTCTAATGCTCGAAACCTCCAAAAATTACTTAAATGTTTCGAGTTAGCATCCGGGCTAAAAGTGAAGTTTCATAAAAGTTGTTTATATGGAATTGGAGTTGGTAGTAGTGAATTGCTCGAAATTGCAAGTTTATTTGGGTGCCAAGTGGGATCATTCCCTTTTACTTACCTTGGTCTCCCGATTGGTAGTAAAATGAAGAAATTAAAAGATTGGGAGCCGGTCATTGAAAAAATAAAGAAACGCCTTTCGAGTTGGAAAATGAGATCGATGTCATTTGGAGGAAGATTGGTTCTTATCAAATCGGTTCTTTCGAGTCTGCCGTTGTACTTTTTCTCGCTCTATCGTGCCCCGAATTGTGTTTTAAAATTACTTGAGTGTGTGAGAAGAAATTTTTTTTGGGGTAGGTCGAATACGGGGTCAAAAATTTATTGGGTCAAGTGGGATACTATTCTTAATACCTATGGGTTGGGTGGGTTAAACATTGGATCCCTTAAAGGAAAAAATTTGGCTTTACTTgcaaagtggtggtggaggttcaaaaccgaaactaATTCACTTTGGGGTAAAGTGATTCGTAGCATTTACGGTTCGAGTGGTGGCTTGGAGTCGGGTGGTGACTTAGGTTACCGCCCTACTCGGGGCACGTGGTACAATATTATTCTTGCAGGTAACAACATAGAAGACCTTGAGATCGAGTTCAAAAATTCATTCTCGAAGACTATTGGTAACGGGGCAGATACGTTTTTTTGGCATGATGTTTGGGTTGGGAGTCAAAGATTCTGTGATCTATATCCTCGCTTATATAGGTTAGAAACAGAAAAACATGCAACAGTAGCAATGCGTCTCCAAAATGGTGAATTCAAATGGGCCTGGGCCCGTGAGCTTTTGGGTCGTGGGCTGGGGGATGTTAATTCGCTAGAACAGAAGGTTGGTACGGTTGATCTAGGAGATGGAAAAGATAAGTGGTCGTGGACATTGGACGGGGGCAAAGATTTTACGGTTAAAAAATTATCAAGGCTATGTGATGAGAAAATTCTTGGTTCGGGCAACTCCTCAAATCACACTTTGAGAAACAACTTGGTTCCAAAAAAGATTGAAATTTTTGTGTGGCGGCTAATGAAGAAAAGACTACCGGTTCGTATTGAATTGGACAAAAGGGGTATCGATCTACATAGTAGTAGATGCCCCCATTTGTGATGATGATTTAGAAACAACGGATCACCTCTTGATATTTTGTTCATATGCATGGGATATATGGAATCGGGTATACCAATGGTGGGTTTGGGTTCATTCACAAATTATAGTTTCGGTGAGATTTTAAAAGGCAACTCCAGGTCTCCAATGACATCGTTCGGGAAGAAGATTTGGCAAGCTATTGAATGGATAAGCGCATACTACATTTGGAAGAATCGAAACAACAAAACTTTTCGTGGAATCTCATGGTGTGCTCCGGTCACTCTTAGTGAAATCCAAGTCAAGTCATTTGAATGGGTTTCGCTTAGATCCAAGGGGAAAAAATTCGATTGGCTTACTTGGTTGAGTAGCCCGCACGTTTATCTTTCGAGTTAGTTCTTATAGAGTTGCATGCTTTGCAACTAATTCGTCTACTTTTTCTTTTTGTTTCTATGTCGTGATTGTATATATGAACATTGTATTTTTTTATTCGTGTTTTATAAATTCtgcttgctttaaaaaaaaaacaagtgAGTTTGGAAACAGAACACATGGACATATTTTAGAATGACGAAGACCTACTTGCATTTTCTACCCACACTTCAAATGGCATGTGTTGAAATATATATAGAAAAGTTTCCACTCAATGATCTATTTTTATATAACTGTTAATCGAATAAGTAAAATTGTTGTTTATTTGTCACTTAATCTGAAAAATGATCTATTTGCAGCAGACATAGAAACAGAGACCCCTTCCGAAATAGAGGCATATAAAGACACTAGTTAATACAAAATAAAAGTAAACGGCCCTAATTAATCATAACTCACTGTTTTGAATAAAGTACTACACATTTCATAAACTTTACATACCCATAACAAATTTTATAAGAACTCATTCATCTTTTGTGCATCCTGTTCCATCTTTTCTACCATCTCCAGAGTAACCTTTTCGACAAGAACAAGTATAACTACCTTCTGTATCTTCACATTCATGTTCACAGTCATGTTTACCACGTTTGCACTCATCAATATCTAAAATCGAAcaaaaattattaaattattaatatcaagttaatgAAAATTATAAATTAGGATCCAAAATATTGAACTAAAACATACTCTTGCACTCATTTGGAAGGTAAGGATTGCCTTCGTAACCCTCACGGCAAATGCACCGATAACCAGGACCTTTGTAATCTTGATCACATTCGCTATTTCCTTTACATAAGAAATTATCACTGTTCCTACTTGCTTCATCACAAGTCAATTTACCAATTGCCCAATCAAGTACCATAGGCATCTTTTCAACACTTCTGAAATCGCGCAAATAATTCGTATAGAAGCTAAACTTCCCTTCTTCAACAAAAAAACCATAGCTACAAGGATTAAAATCCGTTATATTCGTGTGGTTATTAAAACtatttagtaatatttgaaaagatTTCATTCCTTCCGGTACTTCTGCTTCGCAACACCCAACTCCCGAACAAGATTCATTTGTCATAAGACTATTTCTACCGCATATAGAATTACATCCACTACCATCAGTCACATTGGCTCTCGAGTCTCTCGTTACACTAAATAACGCCTGTGTGTCACAACCAATAGCTACAAACTTATTCTTGGTCGAGATTCGAAAATCCCGTAAGGCTAAAGAGGGACGGGATCTA comes from Rutidosis leptorrhynchoides isolate AG116_Rl617_1_P2 chromosome 4, CSIRO_AGI_Rlap_v1, whole genome shotgun sequence and encodes:
- the LOC139840582 gene encoding uncharacterized protein, which codes for MVGKSGGQLLIWDTNIYEAKSVIRGDYVIGISGKWLDSDSTCNIVNVYGPHEDVGKQKFWEELSNLMESDVNNAWVLCGDFNEVRNEAEQFNSDYVEYRAKRFNEFIMDNCLIEIAMSGRIFTRVSGDGLKFSKLDRFLVTEKFLHPWKDLTASIMDRHLSDHCAIILKDEERNFGPKPFKVFDAWLDDEEVNKIIQEAWEKEIMIIDRKDCVFRNRLKNVKNAIKEWSSIKLDILEVEIESHISEAKILELKAEVTTLNEIELEK
- the LOC139840583 gene encoding wall-associated receptor kinase 2-like gives rise to the protein MNFQILLATITTTAVLWAASAQNGPNCETSCGNVTITYPFGSGEGCYYSPDFLVTCNRSSGVPIPYFGLSTGNVVISNISINQSEIEIMMFVARDCYNTSGRESRSRPSLALRDFRISTKNKFVAIGCDTQALFSVTRDSRANVTDGSGCNSICGRNSLMTNESCSGVGCCEAEVPEGMKSFQILLNSFNNHTNITDFNPCSYGFFVEEGKFSFYTNYLRDFRSVEKMPMVLDWAIGKLTCDEASRNSDNFLCKGNSECDQDYKGPGYRCICREGYEGNPYLPNECKNIDECKRGKHDCEHECEDTEGSYTCSCRKGYSGDGRKDGTGCTKDE